The genomic stretch ATGGGGTGGAATAAACCCAGCGTTGTTGTTTGGGGCCATTAGGCCCATTGTTCCGCCACTgacgctactgctgctgctgctgccactCCCATCATGGTGCGGATGACCGTGTAGTGCCGGAAGGCCCAAGCAGTGCGAACTACATCCGGACGAAGGCTGAGACGAGTCGGACTCACTCGATTCATCTCCCTCGTCGTTCCATGCGGTGGAAGAGGAGGATGAGGTGGACGCGGCAACAATGGCAGGACTGGTTCCACTACTGGGCGTCGAGAAGCTCGTCGGGAACTGATGGCTGTACGGACGAGAGGAGGGTAAAAATTAGCTTGTTAAGAAAATTATAACAACTTTTTTGTGGAACATTATGCCTAACAATGAGAGATTAATATCGATGCCAATTTTTCACTTGACTTCCGACTCGCAGCAGCAATCTAATGAATTCTCCAGCGTTTGAGTGCCATTGGTACAGATGATTTCAGACACAAGTGTTGAGCGTCGAACTGATTTTCAATGGAATCTTGCAACTGTTATAGTCAGTGTCAAAAGATCGACACGATTTCCGACGGAAAGTTTTACATGGACATCAGCTGCATTGAGCCATACGCTCGGACTGACTTTTGTGTTCACTAATTGATGTTACAATAATATGTTTTGAACACAACCAGCTTCGAACCGTCTTTTACGTTTAAATCGATAAACTtattaaattattgaatttcaaaCAATACCTGCGAAATGGCAGGAAAATGGTCGGTTGAAAATTGTTCAAGTTATACAACAATAGACGGAAATTGATCGGCAATTAGAGAACAAAAGATGGAAGAATTCACAAAATTCAAGAACTAAACAATGATGTAAAAAACGTAACAAAGATGTAGCCAAAGATGAAGGGATTTGGGGTTCGACTCACCAGGTTCAAAagctttgtcttctcgaaaaatgcACACATGAAATTTCAGTTTCATCGGACGTCCAGATGTGAAGTCTCagatcaaagtttcactttcatGACTAATGAAGAAATGCCTAGAAATTGTTGAAACCTTCGATATTTGGTGTTGTCTCAATTTTCTGTCTTTTtccaaaaatcgactttctgtcTTCCAGCTTGAAAACTATCTGATTTCCAGAAAGTACATTAacattctttcaaaaaaaaaattcgattttaaacatgttatatttattctcatcggtcaaaaaatttaaactttgatcgctttgGGGCATGACTTTCATCAGTCCGATTGCAAAGGTCTGAGGGAAAGAAGCTATTGCACGACTGAGCTGGACTCTTGGATGGGGACCTTTTTTCGAgaatacaaaacttttgaaaccTACTGCTaaaagaaattcgaaaagtcgatttccattgACCTAAATAACATTTTCGAGTTGACCATTGACTACGCAACGGTTAATTTaaacagcacgtgcgttgcacggtaagcgataTCGCATGATCGCAGGAAAACACTTAGTCTTTCAAAATGTTCTCTCCTATTCTCTCTTTAGATTCTTCTGCACTGCATATCTCTACTACAACACAACTCGTTTTTAGAGTTTCTAATTTCGTTTTGTTACAGGATAGTCATTGATTAGGGTTGCTCTCTCTCAACCTGCCTCTCTCCTCAATATTCTCAAAATGCGCATTTTTCCATCAAACAcgtaaatttcatttcaatctGCGCAAAAAAACCTCTCttgtaaaaaattttaattatgtctgCCAAATACTTTTGAAAAGACTCAAGGGCAGTATTATTTCCACCTGCGAATCGAGataaaaatcaggaaaaaatagaaaaaaaccaaCCTTGTCAGTGAATATCCAATTAAATTGAATTAGAAAAATGTTACAAGGCTGAACGCATTAGCTCAAAAAATCTGAATAATCGTGAGGAAAAAATAAGTCTAGACAAATTCAGAAACCTTCAAATTTAAGATTCCTAAAATATTCGAATTCAAAAACGCGAAAATACGAAaatctttgaaaattcaaataacaaatgTTTTACAGAACTAGCTGAAAGATCctaaaaaaacgaaatcaaggtatcaagaattcaaaattgACTAGATCTTTTGGAAGTAGCAACGTGCGAAGATGTTGCGAATGCAGAAATCGAAACTTATAATAGGGTAGGgaaaatattctaagcagctttaggaaccgcctgtgtattgagacgagaTACTCGAAatatgttgggtgaaattcaaacagaagtaaatcaatctgttctctatctttttctgtgttaaaacttgttttcaggttgtaaaactaagttagcaaactttaacaataaacaataaaagttaccaatcgagggacactattccattCCCCTctaacctattttaagcagtttccatatgttttgcaggcgttttatttcagcacccgaagtagctcctgaatggctgcaatataggtcgactTGTTTCAAATGGTGATTGTTCACAGAatgctttgtgattaacggtattttttatatattttttattatttataattacatttaataatttttataaagGTACTTGATTGGTTAATCCTATCCTCGTGATCAACTGTTCCGGATTCTTTTGTGAACATTTGCCGATTATTCCACCGTAATTCTCTTAACTGTCGTTTAAATACAAATAAATTAGAATCTGGATTCTTTAGGTTAAATGCGATAACACGTATTGTCAACCACAAAGCAGCTTTCTGCTGTTTAGATTTCAAACATACTTTGTGGGAGATTATATCTCCAATGTCGTTAACTAACACACCAATTCTTGTCCTGATGACCTGACAGCCCCAGTTCCAAATTTTACTTGCTCCGTGACACTTTTTAAGTCTGTGGTCTAGATTGTCTATTGCACCACATGTAACACATGGCTGTGatgtctttcgaatgttgtaagCTAGGAGTTTCTGACCAGTTGgaattaaattgtttataaagCAAAACAGTATTGATCGATCTTCCATTGTTAGTAAATTATGACTAATGTTCTCCCATACTGTAATCCAATCAGAACCAATTTCTTCTTCTATTTTTGGTACACAATTGTTCAAATCGACAAAATAGTCGTACAACAGTTTCGTTGAATTTAAGTGTAACCTACTCTTCAAATCTAAAGCTATCGTCATCCATTCCCGAGCATTTTTCGTTAGTGGTTGTGGAACGCGAAAATCCAGAAGGTAATTCTCCTATCTAAAAATTCCATCTTTGGCCGTTTTTAATAAACAGTGCTTTCATTTTAGCTTCTGGATCAATCAGTGACAGTCCACCTTGCAGGTAATGCAGGTACAATTGGTTTCTCTCTACTCTAAACATAAAtccattcaaaataaaattccaacATACTAATactcgtaagacagctagacaatcaaagttttcgttaccatcattgaaattgtcgatattgatcaaaattcaggagtttgaggcctgttttcttcgactgattaaaataggcgctactgcttatgCCGTTCCTTACCTTAGTTTAAGAaccaaaaaaatataagaatTTGAATATTCGAGATATGTCTGATGCTCTTAGATTCGATTCTGATTATTATGCAATCCATAAAACGACGAACGGTGCGAATGCAATAAACCAAGAATTCAATTTTGAATATTGGTAATTTCATTTCTGCTTTACATACCAGCTGGCTTGTTATACACCTCAATATGTGGAGAGAGCAGTGTGAATATGCACCGCTTATTTCTTGTCCAGCATGTGCGCTGCGTatagcaattttttgcaccaaacttcttccttctgctttgtgctgtatttctgccgctcgcagaaaaataaTACAGTTTCTGCTTAGTGGTGAATCACTGTAATaaaaatacacagaagtacacgGCGGTGCGCAATGCTGAGATAAATTCAATAGCATGCAGACATGCGTGACTGGAAAGAAAACTGaatctttttttcaatttcgagaTACGAAGCAAATAACGCAATCGACTTTCCTACCTACATGCTCCCCTTATTTGATATATACTTAGGAAACACGCAGTGAAAGCgttgcagtgagctctgttgtgaaCTTATCGAGCGTAGTGTCCTTTCTTGTGAGAAAGGTCACAGTAATTTATTATCTCTCcggagagatatttcagattccgccacggtgttttttttgcaagctcctcagatacacacaattcgctgctctcttcaagcacgtgcgtcgggtctcctacgaaaggcagaaaatcaaaaggcagaatcacgaaaagcagaattacgaaaggcagaatatttcataaggcagaataacgaatggcggaatcacaaagagcacgaatggcagaattaaaaaatggtttattttctttttaacaacacacactcgcggcctttggacgactctattgtccaagtgtatactgtccttactcgctccgctcgttcggacttaactaagggaaagaaaacctgtttgaataatcctagaaaaccagtagatcagttgtttgtatgcgagggGCCgacgcttccgacggcgggttggCGGCCGGCttggaccgcggaaaccacggcggctttgtgccgcctcggttccttgccctcgattatgcgtcttcgccgcatgaattgttttatgttaattataaccaacaagccgttgagactagtgtaagttatacctaacatcgaaaaattactctccgcgatgccgtgagagacttaaggacctgagccaaaccagtttgcgcgtttcggatctaataattaggcttgatttgcacctcctatcaaaactggtcatttctgtgtgaccagttattatgtctggttaccaaataatattaaataataaatgtagagtagcagctttgataccttGACCAGGATTTGCACCAATTCGCCATCACGCTTTTGGCCTtcgtgagtcaggttttgctaccagtgattctgcctttcgtgcccttcaaAATTCtgctttttgaaatattctgccatatgtgtacggtcatagagttctgcctttcatgattctgcctttcgtgcttctgcctttcgtgattctgccttctgtggcgaacccggtGCGTCGATTTGctcaccagtgtgagagcagttattttcgcagtgaaagatattctcctacacgctagCGATTATCTGAGGAGAAATGACAAACCTGCATACCAATTGGACATGACCTCCACATATATTGCTCAAAGTTGAGGGAATTATTAAGctagtgtcactttggaaaatcccaattttggtgttggtgatgttgaaaaataacaaacttttgcTTGAAACCTCTCTCACCcttttcttacaatttatagacgtgaggtgtttgaaaattttgattggtgatttttgaaggaaataaaccaaagaatccagaaaaaatatcatttttgaccggaagtgttaccAGATAGATTACTTTtgcattttaaaactaaatttgcattttgcgGCAAATACAGTCAAttctatttcaaatttgatagtttTATCGTGTTCCCTAGaaatttttacgttgaaaacaCTTATCACTCTGAGGAAATATGAGTCAATCTCACAGGTAATATGAGTCTCACATTTTcacgaaaatagttttaaatttctcatgtttttacaaaaaatcatattgccATAATTTTATTGTCGTAATTTTATGAGTTCGCTCaaattaatttcttacaaattttttctcgatagaaatagAGTGCgtcaaaaatctttgttttctgaaattttgggagatgtttttttttgtgtttttgtgatattctaTTTTGAGTATAACCTTAGGTttaatataaaaatacaattgccatgtatttattgcatggaatacatAGTCCAGTACTCTGATACTCGATCCAATCGATATgcagttttcagcaaagtttctccgTGTAATAAGAGCTTCAATTTGACGTTTAGTTTAGTacgcgatttggccgcagagatggcgcttcgacaccaactttttattcttacacgtTAAAGCTTTGCAGTTTTCGATATAGTTTTAGATCATAAAATTTCATGTAACTCCGTATAAGACACAAAATTTCTGTCTTTTCAAATTTCAGAAATACCTATACGAGTTTTTGctgaataataataaataatgctGAAAATACAAGCTAACGGGAAGGATGCTTACAAATTTTATGAATATACGTAATGGCTATAGTTAATATTTGAATCACTAATTAATTAATCgaacgaaaacgccaaaataaaacactgtgcaaatGGTTGAGTTTTCAGTGTAAACTATATCCAGAATGATGTTATTCTACACAAAACTGTGCAaaagtaggggaaagtaggtaaagacggacaccctaaggtttaatctaaataattacttaggcattgctatttagatcgcagtagtcatacaaattaaaACTTAAGGTCAtgtgttttcataatcatttttggtatgagtgaacttcctccaagttttatgtgttttgggtcttcaaaaataagactacaaattgctgttttttgacatggttgggaaagacggacacttggggtgggtaagatggacactacgaaggtaaaggtggacactcacataatagatgtagtacgttaagtattcttttgatttatgtgttaagtgttggccatacattactctacgttattagagtccatctatacatcacgtgaacagtttgagaggatgggtttcgatgaaagcgaaaattctccgcctatatggactgttctaactgctaaaagattaatatctgctggtttctttcgcgggtgtactttgtgaacatctgtagtacacaacagatgctacatgtgaaaattcttggaaaatccgtgtgtccatctttccctaccttagtgtgtccgtcttgcccgacctggttgtaaatttttcaaacgatcgtagctcttcaaccgaacatcgaaaatctgctggattttcactagaaaaccgaggaaagactaattaatcactttactattgtgaacaaatgaaaacacgtaagtttcacgagtttttcactattttccgtggaataaaaattacatcaaattgcgcgttcacgaaaatattctttgttttacttacaaatttgacagtttgcttgctgaaaaccgataacgcaactcaaaagcattaacacactatagagaaggtattcgcatcactcaactatcataatacattctagtttgtgaaatattaaaagtgtccatcttacccgcagtgtctgtctttacctactttcccctactaAAGTATTGGATTTGAATGGAAAATCAGTTAACCCTGTctctttttttaatgaaatgttatatgatgataatatcgatgaaagaagtgataaaatcgggggcaaaCAAAATCGGGGAGTGATATGATTGGGTAATTACTGTATATATATTATTCTAAAAGTGGCAGTACACTGTCAGTTATAATTTGAAAAGCAAACGGAAAAATTCCAATATAACCAAAACTATCATAATTAGATGTTCTCGTCGAAAATAATTCAAAGTTAAGTATATTCAAGTTCAACATAGAACTGCTGCGTAATTCCTCCATTTGATTTTAAAGATTATTCAAAGCTAGAAATAAATGACGCAGAATTAATCAGGCCATTAGATTTCCGAGTTGATGTTGTAGTGTGTTCTAATTTATTTCAACAGATAATAAATCCCGTATGAGAGAGACCAATTTTAAACTGTTAGATGAATTTATTCGTGTTTTTGTTATAAAATTATGAATTTCTGGCAAATGTtgcaaatcagaaaaaaaataagagGCACTTTTTAAGATATGGACTTCttataattatgtttttttttcattttttcacccTTTACAACTTTTCTTCCCAACATATTATACTTTGTTTATTAGTACCAATAGCAACTCTCGGGAAAGTCACCATCATTTTTAATAACGGAATAacgtcttgaaatgacatctctatcaaaaCCGAAAAAATGTATAAAGATCAATCAAAATAGGGAGTGATAAATgaagcaacattgaattttcTTTATAATGCTTGGAATTACTTAAAAATAAcagtaataaacaaaaaaataatactcACAAAATTGCCGACGAACAGGATGGCGTATCCGGGCTATTGGCACTGTGCTGGCTGCTATGGCTACTGCTTCCACTGGGACTCGGTGTCGGCAGTCCGAAGAACACCCCGCCCCGTCCGCCAATGCCACCCGGCGGGGTCCGGTGCACCGCGTTCGGGGTCTGCGGGAAGAACACCTGGCCGCTGTAGTAGCCGGTGGTGAACGGACTGCAGGACGTACTCTGCGGTGACTGTGAGATCGGTGTCGAGGGGGTATCTGCAATGAGAGAAGGGGAATAAAATACATATAGAACAAAAGGTTAGCGTTTGCTGGAGATCTTCATCCGATATTGCAATATAGGGTAGCAAGCGGTTTTCAGTGCGACTGTGAGTCACCCTGTGAACATGTGCATTTCACGCTTGACTTTGTTAATAACTGCGACATTCCAAGCATCCTATAACGAGCCGGTCCGGACCGGGTGATAATGGTAATGGTAACGAACGATGAATGGAAAAGGAAATTTCTGACATTCCGGCTGAAATTCTACCGGGAAACCGAATAgttcattatttttcaaatgttaCGCACTGAACGTGCTTTCGGTAGAAAAAGCCTTCAATATTCTGCTCAGCTGCGCCTTTTCCTAGCAACAATATCATTGGCACTTAAAGTGCATCAAAAATAAGATAAAATATCAGTTTCATGGTTCGCTAAGCATAATTCATGCCGTGGAAATCGGTCTCCATTGTCGATTAGCTTGATTCCACAGGCAACCGTGGCTAATCAATAAACCCGACAGCGAGAAGTGTTTGAATCAACACTCGGTCCATTCATTCATAATGAGCCGCGTGTCCTCGTCCCAACTCACGTTCCAAGCTGGAGATTGTTTGTAATAACAGTGCAAGTGTCAGCTTGCGGCTGAGGATTTTCTTCGCCGGCCACACTAATTATCGTGTGCACGTATGTTCGCTCACTTATTCTCGGGAGGGAGTCAGTCAACGGCTTTACTCACTCCCTGACCTGGCACTTGTTGGGCTTATTCGCTTAAAACAAATATCCTTGAAGCGTACGATTCCCGCACACTCGGGTTGCGTTGTCCAGCACATGACTTGCATCCTCCTGCCAATGATAAATTTGGTTTCACGTTTTTCACACGCGATGATGGGTGGGAAACAGCAAATTGCACCTCATTAGTGGTCAATCAGGCTTTGATTATTTGTATTAAAGTGGCAGGCAATGAACATCAAACACTGCGGAATGTGCGGCATTTAGAAGATAGTTATGGCTTATGCTAACAAAAGGACGCAAATCTCATTGGGAACCGAGTTACTCTTTCTACGATGATAACGAAATATAATCAGTCCTAATCGATTAGTATCCCAACCCACTGGTCGATCTTTCATCCGGCGTTGTCCCATTCCAAGCAGTGCGTCATTAAATTACGGAGCTGTGGCTAATGCTAATGGCAGATACAATTAAAATTCTCATCTATCAATCCCGTAAGGGAATACTTCTACCATGTCATCGAGCGTAGCATTTTTGCATCATCGGCAGTCGCTGAATGCCGCCGACCGGTTCTCTGAATGATGTGTCCCTTGACGAGCGTTACGAATAAAGAGATTCCGGCAGGCAGACGTCATTGCGCTGACAATTGAGTTGGTGTTTAGTGGCTACTGTTCAAGTATATTTTGACGAATTGAAAGTCTTTTCATTAACCGGAaataatgaaagattatagctattcaaccattcctatgaattttggtaccTACCCacagccattaccaaaacgcgaaAACTTACGTAAGAGTTCgtcacagtgcgtcttgaactgtcctacagatcagacgttttttcggttgcttgtggactggtctttgactgcctatagcttcaaagtttgtgttttgtcagtgtgtcttttaaagactacctgaaagttatttcccatcagtctttctcaagactacctacttttgaatttaacatttgttttaacttttttcgtatcacctgaaatggctggacggaaaaagaaacctcgcatcgctgcggggaggaaaagagaggcatctctttctgacacatcgagtgtctgtagtgacaatccttttgatattttgcctgagcaagaagctggtggaatggaagttattaatattgaaactatacaaaatataaaatctttaaaaaaggagaaagttccacctattgtggtaactatttcttctgaatttaatatattcaaaaaggaactatcaacgtttgtttctgaccttaaagttacctatcagattggccgtagaggtgaatgccgcttattagccgactcagtaaagggtcgtgatcgtcttgttcagtatttaactgacaagatgtacaaattttttacatacgacaccaagaacgccaagccgttcaaggttgtcttgaaaggtctcaccaacgatcaaaccgttgatgagatcaaacttactttaacagaattacttggcatagcccctacccaagtaattctaatgaaacaaaaatcacgaggcgaaaacagtcagagagctggaatttcccttgttaattatttaattcattttaaccgcaatgaggttaacaacttaaaattttttgaaaaagcacatgctttgtataatgtgcgtgtaaagtgggaaatttataggaagtatggcggaggtgaaaagcatatcacccaatgccgtacttgccaacgttatggccatggttccaaattctgtaacatggaccaaaaatgtcttaattgtggagactcttctcacaaaaaggacacatgtcctgtgaaagagagtaaaaattttcgctgtgcgaattgtaacggcaaccatatgtcaaatttttatcaatgcccagtccgttagcaattgttaaggcaaggcaaggtaaacaaaattcaatttctcaattaaaaccaacttcaaaacaaaattctccaagcgtaccagtgacgcatagtttacctactcctttgcatacccgtttaacttatgcacaggttacaggtagttcgaacattataccgcctagtgttggtagttcgaaaatgaccgtttatatgggtaagcaaaacaggctagaaaataattgtacacctccagctaatattgctgccgaaaatattttttctaatgtcaactgcctggggcccattacggcaggtaaactttcttttttgcaacaggcaatgttcgatcttatgaacgccatgttgcaggcaaaatcaatgtttgaagccattcaaataggcacaaattttactattaaaattgtttcgaatttaaaatttagcaatgattttaaataaaacaaataaaatattaaattggaatgctcgctcattgaaggccaatgagaatgagctttttaattttttaacagtaaataatgtgcatattgcaattattactgaaacatttttgaaacctaacattaaattaaaatatgatcccaattacgtggttcatagatttgataggattcagggttccggcggtggagttgcaattgttattcatcgccgaatcaaacatcgtgctcttccccatcttgagacgaaagttattgaaactttgggaattgaagttcgactgaacttgggattttatttattgccgcagcatatttaccatttcaatgcacacgcgagctcaaaaattattttaaaggtgatttacaaaaactcactagaaatcgttcgaaatttttcataatcggcgattttaacgctaaacatcgttcatggaataattctcaaagtaattccaatggcaaaattttattcaatgattgttcttcaggatactattctattttgtctccgaatagtcctacatgcttttcttctgtaagaaacccttcaactattgatttggtgctcacagatcaaagtcatgtatgtagtaatttgatcacacatgctgactttgattctgaccatcttccaataactttttctttatcgcatgaatcagttttaaaccctatgagctctgtttttaattataacaaggctaattgggaaagatacaaaactcatattgagagaaatttcaataatgagcttgatttgcaaaacgaagtgaatattgattccgctttggaagcattaaaatgtgcaattgttgatgccaggaattattctgttccaaaggctcaagtgaaatttgattcaccaataattgacgaaaatcttcaacttccaattcgtttgaaaaatgtccgcagac from Wyeomyia smithii strain HCP4-BCI-WySm-NY-G18 chromosome 3, ASM2978416v1, whole genome shotgun sequence encodes the following:
- the LOC129730103 gene encoding nuclear pore complex protein DDB_G0274915-like, which codes for MAIPFLQPEEDESARQHGSAGVPPASTGSTVGGGAGTSSAGIAIPSANVNAPVPMVATGSPPVGPILVPGSPSPSGTTTAVQTPLFGPMNGDHLVQLFYEALYRYSRGDTPSTPISQSPQSTSCSPFTTGYYSGQVFFPQTPNAVHRTPPGGIGGRGGVFFGLPTPSPSGSSSHSSQHSANSPDTPSCSSAIFHQFPTSFSTPSSGTSPAIVAASTSSSSSTAWNDEGDESSESDSSQPSSGCSSHCLGLPALHGHPHHDGSGSSSSSSVSGGTMGLMAPNNNAGFIPPHLDYMAGREQLQEFAGKIPQRKKKSKANKSRKSRFLEQTLVWPTLAVTATLIALGCGLLASR